Sequence from the Pan paniscus chromosome 12, NHGRI_mPanPan1-v2.0_pri, whole genome shotgun sequence genome:
ATTCCAGATGTTCTGCATCACTAGTGTCTAATTCAAAATATGGAGCAGTTGCATCTGATTGGCACAGCTTAAGTCATGTGCCCACGTCTGAGCTTCAAGGAAGGCCAGCAAAGAGTATAGTAAACTTTTGTTTCCATAGAAGGAGTAGGCTCTACCTCCTACCAGGTGGAGAAGTCCGCAAACATATAAGGGGACCCAGATGCTGAATAtttaatagtttaaaatttaaactttagaTGAATTGtaaaagtctaaaattattcATTCTCATGActtaaaatactatttatatgcGGTCAGCCctcaaatttataaattaagccaAGACGTCTTGTTGGAGTTATTCAACTGCCTGTATGACATCTCAGAAGCACacaaacatttcaaatataataCACCCCAACCAAACTTTTGATATACACTCCCCTACTCCCCATGTATACTCCCATCCATCCAATCTCATAAGAAATCTAGGagtaaaggccaggtgcagtggctcacacctgtaatctcaggactctgggaggctgaggcaggcagatcacctgaggtcaggagttcaagaacagcctggccaacatagtgaaacctgtctgcactcaaaatacaaaaattagccaggcgtggtggtgcaagcctgtagttccaactacttgggaggctgagacaggaagatcacttgaacccactaggcagcggttgcagtgagctgagatcatacctcTGTattccagcttaggtgacagaatgagactctgtctcaaaaaaataagactatatatatataggcgcCATTTTGACTCCTCTCTCATCCCCATATGCAAACATTCAGAAAGTTCTGGGGAAACCACTGCAAAACATACCTTGAGTCCATATGTTTCAGGGGTTACTTGGTCAAATTTCCAATTTGGAACTCGAAGCCCTTAACACCCTTTGCCTGATGATATCCTCTCTCTGGAGAAACATGGTATTACTGCACCAAAGCACATTATATCAGGATTTTTaacctttctcaaaaaataattttcataggtGGTAACAAGTGTGAAATGCTCATGAGTAATCTCTTCAAAGTTGTGTTTACTTGGTATTTAATATtgcttttaaataacaaaaggacCTGCCCATTAAACCTGCTAAACTGCCAATCATGTTTGTCCCAAGAAcaccttgaaaaataaaatcactcaCCCTACCCCCACTCTGAGATAATCAATTGTAGGCAAAACCCTGTGTCCATGCCTGctcttcctaaaaataaaaaaaggatggGGCCTGGAACTACTgatatatattaaaagaaaataactcatAAACAAAgagggagctgggcatggtgttgagcacctgtagttccagctactccagaaccTGAGGcaacaggatcacttgagcccagttcaaggctgtagtgaccTATGaggatgccactgcactccagcctgggcgagggtaagaccctgtcttgaaagaagagaaagggagtggagaggggaggaggggggccATGGGGGCTGGAGGGACTCATTTCTGAAGGCCTCAACTCTCACCAAATTATGAATCAAGGTTTGTGACAAGGTAAGAGTAGTGAAATTCTGAGCTTGAGAAGAGTGGAAACATTTCCCTTAAGAATGAGGGGAACTCAACCAGAGATGAATTAAATCTGACACCAGCAGAAAGATACATAagttgaaaattataaatatcaaatTGGGCTAATCTTCAATGATTATATGATCTTTCCCCCCAGCATCACCTGCCAAAAGGAGTAGAAAATCAATTGTTtagactaaaatttaaaagtggCTATGGTAGAAGGTCAAAGGAGAGAAGCAAATGAGAATACTGGTAAGAAAGTAAAGCATAAAGTAAATTTCAGGCTGGGATAGAAGGGAAATGATGCAAGGAGAGATTAGGGAAGGGTTAAGAGCTTAGAAAAGTGCAACAGCCTTGATTTTTAGTGGGAGAgtagaaagataagaaaatataacTAAAAGGGAGAATTTTAGAGTTTGAGATATGAGGAGAGGTGGCAAGAAATCTGGGTTATATCTCTGAGAGGTAAGAAAAACAGAGAACTAAGTCTGAGGTCAGAGTGTCCAATATTATATATAGCCCCAAGAGAgtaaaagcagcagcagctgaaATATAAATACATGCCAGGTATTAAAATCAATGAAcagacagggcatggtggctcacacctgtaatcccagcactttgggaggctgaggccagtggatcacttgaggccaggagttcgagaccagcctggccaacacagtgaaaccctgtctctactaaaaatagaaaaaattagctgggcatggtgacaaaagcctgtagtcccactactcgggaggctgaggcatgaggatcacttgaactcaggaggtaaaggttgcagtgggccaagatcgcaccacggcactccagcctgggtgagagtgagtctctgtctcaaaataaataaatgaaataaataaaataaaatcaatgaaggaagaaagagaagaaagaggatcCTAGAGGTCAGAAGAAATACACAGATAGGGATAGGTGATAAATAATTTCAGATGGGGAGAAGTTACTGAAAGAGACTAggttgttgtgttttgttttgttttgtttttttgaagttACTAAAAGAGACTAGGTTTTTTTGACATACAATGTGCAAGTAtgagacattttattttctaattgaaaCTGTATTAAGACATTTACTTGGAATCACATTATTCCCTTAATTTTTTCACAGAGAATATTCCATTTACTGTTTAGTTTGTGGTCTTGTGGACATGTTCTAAGTAATATATTTGTTAGCATGGTAGTTTCAGTTGGGCAAAACTTACTGCCAATAAGACTTGAATTTAATTTGTCACGTATTTCCAATGGCAACCAATGATCAGGTGCTTCAATATTACAAATTTCAATTCTTCCATTCTTTATGTCTATGAATACTTTAATTTCCAAGTGTGACTGTTCATATAACACATGAAAGGAAGTATTTATACTAAACTTTGGAGTTTTGCCATATATCCACTCCCAAGTTTGCAGTTCTTTGGCTTTGCTATTTATTCCAGGAAACAGTGTCTCATCCATTGGGTTTATTAGGTGAATGTGATTATCAATTTGATGATAAGCAGCATACTCTGTAGCGACAGCATTCATTAGTACTTCACAGGTCAGAGTGGGATCCTTTTCCAAAAGATTTTTCACTAAGGAAGGTATGCTAGCAGTGGCATTGCTCCTGATCCCTTGGTAAGGGCTCTTTAGCAAAGAAGACAAGAACGTCCCATCAGTACTACATAATAAAGTGCAATGGTGATAGGCAGTAGTCCGGCCGATCTTAGAAGCTGTTCCTGAGATTTTAAACTGTCCATCAAGTAAAAGGTCAAATCTTTTGGTAGCCTGCACATCCAGCTGGGGTTGGACAGCATTCAGAGCTCTCACAATTAATTTCAGATTTTCCATTCTATCATACTTTTTTTTGGTTGTAAAGAAAGTCAAATTGATATTACCCATATCATGGTAGACTGTTCCTCCTCCACTTCTTCTCCGAGCCAGTTTTATACCTTCTCCTCTCATTAGATTCAGGTTACATTCCTGCCAAGGATTTTGATGCCTACCAATTACAACAGAGGGAGAATTCCGCCAAAAGAATAGAATTGGTTTGCCTTCTAGATTCATATGGTCATGGATCCAGTCTTCCACAGCCAGATTTTGATAGACATCATTGGAAACTGACTGTAAAATGAGCccattttttactgtttttttaaagCCAGCTGCTGGGACCTGGCAGTTACAAAGTAACTGGAAGCAATTCTTCATTGAAAATGGGATcagcatgcttttaaaaatggaagacaaACAAATTAATTCATCGAGAAAAGGAACATTAAATTCTATTTTCTAACTATCAATTATCGGTTATTTAATCCAAACTTATCTCTTAAGTATCCAGTGAAGTTGCTTTTGGCTTTTAGCTTTACAATTAGTCTTTAGCAATGCTATAACCAAgtattcaaaagaaataaatgaagacaaatttcaaataatttcagtTGAAATAATTTCACAGTTTTCAAACAATAAGTCTGCTGCaaatacattatgtaatatatcttttttttttctcttacagacaggatttcaccatgttgcctaggctggtctcaaactcctgggctcaagcaatcctcccgccttggcctcccaaagtgctgggattacaggcacgagccactgcactcagccacatTACCTATATCTAAAAGCCAAATTATGTAGAATTCACAAGTAACAAATGTTCAtcgagaaaaatgagaaaatacagacaagcaagaagaaaaaaataaaagcattgatAGTCCTAATCACAATTAACATTTTGGTGTAAACCCATTTTATTTCTAAGCATGTATACGCACACACATTTCCCTCCCCATACTATTATTTCATTTGGCAttcaatctatatatatatatatatattttttttttttttttttttgagacggagtctcgccctgtcacccaggctggaatgctgtggcgtgatcttggctcaccgcaacctccgcctcccaggttcaggcgattctcctgcctcactgggataacagatgcctgccaccttgtgtggctaaattttgtatttttagtaggcatggggtttcaccatgttggccatgctggtcttggaactcctgacctcaggtgatctgcccgcctcagcctcccaaagtgctgggattacaggcatgagccactgcgttgGCCCATTAAATCTATTTTGCATCAGCTTTAATGACTGTTAAATATTCCATTGTTAACAAGTTTACTCAGTCTCTTAGTCTGTAATTTTAGGTGGCTTCTAGTTTTTCTGGTTATCAACAATGTGTTCATGAACATTTCTGTGGAAAGCTTTCATTATGTCTTtataacactttaaaaataatttcctgtttGACTTTGGGATATATGATTTACTGGCAGCATAACTTTTATTTAGATCAATATTAACTTAGGATGAACCCTTGAGGTCAGAGAGAGAGGCAACTGGGAGTATGCAGGTTTATATACAAAGGCTAAGAATAAATTCATTATGTTTGGATGCTTTCCACATTATTCATGTTACCATTGCTAATCAAATATTAGGCAGCAAAAGGTTGAAAATACTAGCTATGAAAATGAAGTATTTTGATTACTTATGGTcttaaatcattctattccaattctATTTCTTAGAATATAATTCTCCTTCAGGTTGAAGAActgggaatagaatggattattAAAGTGTATAacttgaggttaagagtttggttctaaataaagaaataaagttcaTAACTAGGTAGctaggctttttaattttttatttttaagacagggtgtcactctgtaattgtctcactgcagcctcgacctcctgggctcaagcaatctccacatctcagcctctgaagcagctgggactacaggtatgcgccaccatgcctggctaatttttaaattttttgtagagatgggggtctccctatgttgcccaggttgatcttgaactcctgggcttcagtgatcctcctgcctcagcctcccaaagtgctgggattataggcatgggccactacacctggccccaAATCATTTAGTTAAGTAATATCTTAGAAGTACAATTCTAGATTAAAGAGTCTTCATATTTTCATCACTCTTGTTATAGTTTATAAACTAACCTACAAAAAGTTGAATCAGTTTACATTCTGTCTAGAAAGGTGTGGAGAGGTTTAATAGAGGAAGGAATACTTGAACTGAGTCACCAAATCTGATAAGTTTGCCAGGTCGAGGAGCATAGTCCAGGCATATGCAAAGACAAAGAGTCATCTAATAGTAAGGTATGTTTGGGGATTCCCTCCTAAGAGAAAGAGTTACACTACTAGTCTTCGACTTCCACTTAAGCCTATGGCTATACTGTCCTAGGAAGCCTCGCAACCGAGACTGCATTGCTTTGGTTAACCTCTTTGTTCTTGGTTCTGCTTGACTGACTTTGACACAGTaccatattcattcaacaagtatttatggaGTGCCTACTAGGTACAAGGTAATAAGGAGATAGAAAATGGGAGGAGATAAATTCATGTAATGAACcaaaatatttggactttttaaaAGGCAGCTAAGATCCACCAAAGTTTTAAACAGGAAGTGTTAACTCAGCTGTTATGCGAATCTGCCTCTGCAGGGTTGAGTATGGATTAAATAAAGGATGGACTAGGAACAGGGGGAACAGTTAATGGACTAAGGCAGTTGTCCACGCTAGAGATAATAAGGGCCTAAAGtacggcaggagagagagagagagagagaaggggatggATATGAGTGACATTAAGAAGGtgaactggccgggcgcagtggctcatgcctgtaatcccagcactctgggaggccgaggcaggcggatcacgaggtcaggagatcgagaccatcctggctaacacagtgaaaccccgtctctactaaaaatacaaaaaattagccgggcatggtggcgggtgcctgtagtcccagcagctctggaggctgaggcagaagagtggtgtgaacccgggaggcggagcttgcagtgagccgagatcgggccactacactccagcctgggcgacagagcaagactccgtctaaaaaaaaaaaaaaaagaaaagaaggtgaaCCTGTCCTTGCCTTCAAGAAACAAGTACCTCCACAATCTAGTGGGAGATACTAAAAAACAAGTAAGgcaataattaaaatacagtgtCCTAAATGCTGTGATAGGTGTTAAGTACAGTAGAGGGCCATCTAATGCTCTAATTAGTGGATGTGACATTGAAGCTGAGACATAAAAGggataaagaaaagaattctaaCAATGTGCAACAGCTTAGTGGAAAAGGAGATAGGACCCATGCAAATAATTTAATTCTACTGGCTGGTTATTAGGAATACAAGAATGGGGAGTTAATAAGGCAAGAGAAGTAGATGTTAGATTATAAAGAACCTTAAATCCAAGTGAAATGCTTGAactttattgcccaggatggagtgcagtggtgtgatcacggctcactgcagccccgacctcctgggctcaagcaatcctccctccccctttagccagcatgtgccaccacgcctggctattttttttttttttttttttgtagagatgaaatctcactttgttgtccaggctggtctcaaactcctgggctcaagcagtcctcctgccttggcctcctaaagcactcggattacaggcatgaaggcTTTGGATTTATACTTCAGGGACACCGCCTAGAGATTTTAAGCATGGAGAATGTACAATACTTGGCAATAGGTTGAATTAGGGTGAGAGAGAAGTCAAGCATCATGTCCTTTATGATATAATGATTACAAGCTCAAACCAGACTGCCCTCATTCAAATGCCAACTCTATCCTTTATCAGTTGAATGACCTAAGGCAGATTACTTTTCTATGCCTCAGATTTGTTATCTAATATGTGGATAATGACAGGACTCATCTCATATTATCAGGCTGAGTCTGATGAGCTAACACATATAAAGTggttagaagagtgcctggcattGAAGAAAGTACACAATATGtgctattttattaatattatgccCTGATTTCTGGCCTGGCAAAGAGGTGAAATTTCCTAGGACAGATTTTATAGGAAGAGGAAGTATGGGGTTAAGATCATTGGTTCATTTTGACTGTGTTGAACTAGCAGCCAACGGCACAGAGCTCAATGGATGGTAACTGAGGCCACAGGAAGGTGGTTCAGTGAGAAGATTTAAGGGCCTGCGACATAAGACTGAAGAGCAGCAACATTTAACGGAGATACAGAAGAAGGAGGGAGAGCTCCCAAAGGAAGCTGAGGAtagaagaaaaggcagaaaaattttaaatatgctatTATGGAAGCTTCAAGGAGACAAGATGGTCAACAGTGCCAAATGCCGAAGATTGAGCAAATAAGATGAGGGTTGAAAAGGATCTATTAAACAGTATCAAGAAGGTTATCAGTGATCTTGGTAAGAACCAGATGTACTGAGTAAATAGGAGGCCCAAGGTGGATACAATGAGGGTATTCTAGTTGTGAAGTGGAAAAGCTAGGGCAGTAGGTAGAAAGGAATGTGGAGTTAGGAGAGGACTTAAGATGCAATAGATCTGAGCATGTTTAGATGCTGGTAGGGGAGTCAAGAGAGGGCAACACTGGAGAAGGGAGGTCCTTGAGAAAGTGATGGTACTGGGATCCAGAGTTGAGGTAGGGGCAGCCTTAAAGGAGAAAGTAACAAATAGGAGTGGTGGTCACTAATAAGCTGGATGGTGTCTGTGGATATGGAGATTGTCAAAGATCTTGTGAAATATCTTTTCCTAAGATTAAGGCTCTTACTCTTGTCTGTATGTGCAGAGTGTGGCAGGATGGCAAAGTAGTTAAGGACTTAAATTtttaatcctggctctgccacttactaatgACTTTAGGGAAGTGGTTTAACCTCTAGCTGCTTCAGTGGCCTCAGACGTCATAAAATGGTTGAGAgaattaaatgtgttaatatgCATAAGCCATTCATGTTTGGCAAATACGAAATGTTAACTGTTATGACAGGGTTCTCCCTTTCCCATCTCTATTCTGTGCTTACTGTTCCTATCATATACCATGTATTCCCTCAAGTGAACAAAGATTCCTAACCAAGACACATCAAAGTGGCATTTACCTTGATAAATTAACTATAGTCCAAGATATTGACTTTGGTCAAAAATGTGATCTTGTTAGGGTTCCAGAATTGATCCAATTCATGTATTGAGCCAATGCATGTATTTTAATAGTGCTCAAAATATCTCTCTTCATCCAGGTATTGTATATACAGTGTGAATAAAACACAACAAAGGTATTAATTCAACAAAGTTCTCATCAATTACATGACAGGCATTGTTCTTAGCACTTGGGATTCATCAGTGAGTCAAATGAATAAAGGTGATAAGGAGGGCTATTAAAAAAAGTAgatggccgggcgaggtggttcacacctgtaatcccagcactttgggaggccaaggtggacagatcacctgaggtcaggagtttgagaccagcctggccaacatggtgaaaccccgtctctaccaaaaatacaaaaattacctgggtgtggtggcgggcgcctgtaatctcagctactcgggaggctgaggcaggagaatcgcttgaacccgggaggtggaggtttcagtgggcCGAGAtgagctgggcaacagagcgagattcagtctattaaaaaaaaatgtagagctGATAAAGGGAGGATTGTAACTGTGTATGTGAGAAAACTTacattgcaattttaaatagggttGTTAGGCTAAGCCTCATTGAAAAGGCATCATGTGAGAAAAGATGCAAGAAGCTGTTCTAAGCACCTGAACACATAAACCAATAAACAGACCTCAGTGAGGATGTGACATTTCAATTGAACCCcgaaagataagaaaaaatcacagagtgagaaaaagtgaaaacaaagggATGTCCAAAAATCCCTGACTGCCAGCTTATTGATTTACAAAGAGAACTACAGACCATCTATCAGATATTCAGATGAGCCTGTGCAATTATTCACTGTAGGACTAGTGACAAGCCAACTCTTAAGTTTGCTTGGTGAATACATAATCAGAAAAGGACTGAGTTACATGATATGAACGTCTGACGGAATGGGCTCTGGGGAAGACACTTCCTTAACTCAGGAGAGCCCCTGCTCTTAAGCCGGGATACCCTCTCTGCCCTAGAGAAGGCGTGGATTCATCTGGCACAGGTGTGCCCCTCTTTTTTTATTCTATGCTCCAGTAGCGGATCAGACCCCGACTGAGTAATGCACGGTATTTCAGGATATTTCATAGTCGTTGGGATAGTGTCAAGCCTTTGAAGGTCTGGTTAAATTTTGTTCCTTCAAAATCACTTTGAATCTTTCTACTCTCACCCTTCAATGACTAATTTTATGACGTTTTTCCTCGGAAGACTTCCTTACCTTCCATGTTCTTGGGACACTTCGCTACCTCTGCACTGCCAAACACGGCTCCCCATCACTGAACTGAAAGCGAAAACAGCACAGTCCCATCTATCTTTCTAGGCAGGCGCAGCTTCTTCATAAGACTTTGCCAAGACCCTATTATTTTGTCCCCTCTCTAATGATATACAACTTACTCAGAATCTCATTACGGTCGTGTGGATGTTTTACTTCGCCCTTTTGGCTCCCAGGGGGCGTGCACACAGCTAGCGTCCAACATGTTTTACGATATTTACCCTCCCTCCTGTGTTCGGGATCAACCGTTCCTAACAGTGAAATTAGGTCGTCCCAAGTGCTGAGGAGAAAGTGTGCACACAGGAGGCTTCAACACCGGCGGAGGCGACCCGCAGGTCCTGACCCACCGCCAGAGACCCCGCGCGCGCCAAAGGCCCCACGGCCGCCCACGCGCTACGGCCCGCAACATCCCGGTTTGAAGCGCTTCCGCTTCACCCACCTGCGGCTTCCGGTCGTACCCACGGCCTTGTGAGGGCTCGAGCTGGAAAAGTGCGTCGTACGACCCCGAGCAACCGGCAGGCCTTGCGCGCGATGCTGCCCCGCCCCCTGAGGGCCGGCCCCCTGAAGCTCCAGAGAAGGAGGGGCGCGCAGGGATCGCGCCTAGTCTCTCCGCCTGCGGGGCCGTGGGGTCCCGGCAGCCCGCAGGAGTGCTAAGTAAGGGTCCTTCAGGGCAGGAACCAGATTCGAGGCAGGGACGCAGGCTACGTTCGAATAAAATTACCGAAGGTCATAAGGCCCCAGTTCAGATGGGACTTCCCCGCGTGACAGCACAGAGATAACGGCCAGCCCTGGGCGAAGGTAGGAGAGCGGGCGTGCCAGGTTGGAGGGGTCATTTCGTGGAGCGAGTTTAGGGGGAGCCCCCAGAAGCCCAGAGCAGTCAGGTCACACGACGGGCAGGAAGGAGTACCAGCAAATACTTTTTACTGAGCATACAGGTATTACGCTGGGTCTTTACATATCTCCTCCAAATAAGTGAGTCCAAATGGCAGGTAACTCGAAAGGTGAGAAATTCAAGTCAGCTTTGAAAGACACATTGCATTTAAAGGAAAAACGGTATTCGCAGATGATAATACAGGATGGAGTGGATCAGAAAACACACTGAGGCTAGTGATCATTCCCATTTGCCAACTCACTGCAGTTGGCAAGAAAACTCTGTGACTCCATGAGATGGGAAATTACACCAGCACTCAAGGTAGCAAGGTAATAGTTTCGGCTAAgttttgctgcataacaaactgcCTCAAATAGTGGTTTATATCTCTAACGTGGGCAAGGTGGGTGATTCCTCTGCTAGTTTCTCCTGGGCATATTCATGTGGCTTCATTCAGCACGGGTTGGCTACGCTGGGCGGTCCAAGATAGCCTTATTCATGCTCTGGCAGGTGCTGCCTGGCTGCTAGGGCATCTCAATTCAGGCCTAATCTTGGAAGCAGCGCCTCAGCCATATTCTATTGGCCAAAATAACAACAAAGCCAGCCCAGAGTTAAGGCGTGGGGTAATGGACTTCACCTCTTGATGAAAGAAGCCCAAAGAATTTGTGGTCACCTTTTTCAATCTTGCACAGAAATTAATCTCTCCTTCAGTTAAAATAGAAACCACTAAGACTTGCCTCTTGGAGTAAGAATCATTCAGTGTTCAGTTTGCTGATGCTGATACGGTAAATGACCAGGGCTTCATATAAAGCTACAATGAAGACATAATGACACCTCCTTTCTTTATTATCACACCTTTTACCAAGGTCACTCTGAGTAAGTCTATCTTGTATTATGCAGGTGGGAATGAATTTTGTTCAGAGTTAACTGCACTAGGAATTTTCCtagttattattaaaaacagTCACAGAATATTGTTGCTCTTTGCTTATATTACTTCCTTCTAAATTCCCTTTCTCTGAAATCTGAGATGGTAcagctttggtttttttttccccctagtttCTTGATGAAGAGGTTTTAAAGAATCCCattccctcctccctgctccagGACTTCTGTCCCTTGGTTATTCTTACCTTTACCTACTTCTTCAGCTTCTCCACTGGAACCTTTCAAGTGACACTCAAACATGCTGTACTCTTTAACAATCCTCCAGTGACCTCACTTCTCTTTCCACTTGTCATCCTGTCTGCTGCCCTTCTGAGCCAAGCTTCTTGGAAAAACTGCTATACATCCAGTATCTACTTTCTCACTTCCCATTCATTGTTTCAACGTACTCCAAAATGGCTTTTCCCCATTATTCCAGCAAAAGTGCTTTTGCTAAGGTCACGGGTGACATTCATATTGCTAGATCCAGTGGACTTTTCAGTCTTCATCTAAGTGTTCATTTGACTACCTCAACCTGGAGATTCCTGTGGACAACTTTGACATTACCCTATCAACTCCTCTGTCCCTTTTGCCAGGTTTTCCTCCAGCCTCACTGCCAACTCCACAGTCCCCTTTGCCAGCTACCCTGCTCTAGTCAGCCCTAAATGTTGGAGTTCCTCAGATCTTTATCTCACACTACATTTTCCTTAagcaatttcattcattttatggctCTAAGTACCATTTCTGTATACAacttcaaaatttatattttttagttccATAGATACAACTGCCTTGTAAACCTGGTAAGTCTAAAAGCCATGCTCCTGAACTCACTCTTTTCCCCCAGGGATCCTGCATGCATCTAGCCTTTTTTGCCAGAAgccctttcttcttcctcactTTCCGCTTCCAAACCATGACTACATCCTGTCAGACTTCACCTGGACTCTATCCCCTTCTCTCCACTTTTATGACCATCACCATCATTCACTTAGACAACCATGTCACTGCAAAAGCTATAAATGTCCTCAGAGGctgctctatggagtagccattctgtttctttactttcttaatcaaCTTGCTTTCAAAAATGTCCTGAGATACGCTTTCCCATTTCCCACAGTTAAAATCAAGTTTATGGcccagtgggaggatcacctgaggccaggagtttgagaccagtctgggtaacattgtaagactctgtctctaaaaaaatacaaaaacatgctgggtatggtggcacatgcctgtaatcctagctactaggaggctgaggcaggaagatcgcttaagAACAGAATTCGAcactgcactgagctatgatcgctccactgcactccagcctgggcaacagagtgagaccatcttaaaaaaaatcagctttatgTGGTATGTCTTGTGTTGTGTTATGTCTCTCTGAATGCTATACGTTTCTTCATGGCATATCACAATTTGCATcttatataattactgtataatCTCCTGTCTTTCCTAGTAGACAGGCACAAAACTCTACAAGGCACTGGCTATTTTATTCACTACTGTATCTCCAGCACCAAGCACAGTGCCAGGCTaggtgaacaaatgaatgatttatgtatttttttctcttctaaagaATTACGTtctgtaaataataaaaagcattgTCTTTTTGGCTTATGTCCCATTCAACAATTGTTTTTCACTCTCAATATTCCCTACAAACACATTTGTTTAGTATTTTTCTGATTAATAAAATATAGCTTCCCCCTCGGAAAAGATGC
This genomic interval carries:
- the LIPT1 gene encoding lipoyl amidotransferase LIPT1, mitochondrial isoform X2, giving the protein MLIPFSMKNCFQLLCNCQVPAAGFKKTVKNGLILQSVSNDVYQNLAVEDWIHDHMNLEGKPILFFWRNSPSVVIGRHQNPWQECNLNLMRGEGIKLARRRSGGGTVYHDMGNINLTFFTTKKKYDRMENLKLIVRALNAVQPQLDVQATKRFDLLLDGQFKISGTASKIGRTTAYHHCTLLCSTDGTFLSSLLKSPYQGIRSNATASIPSLVKNLLEKDPTLTCEVLMNAVATEYAAYHQIDNHIHLINPMDETLFPGINSKAKELQTWEWIYGKTPKFSINTSFHVLYEQSHLEIKVFIDIKNGRIEICNIEAPDHWLPLEIRDKLNSSLIGSKFCPTETTMLTNILLRTCPQDHKLNSKWNILCEKIKGIM
- the LIPT1 gene encoding lipoyl amidotransferase LIPT1, mitochondrial isoform X1; this encodes MGSRVWQCRGSEVSQEHGSMLIPFSMKNCFQLLCNCQVPAAGFKKTVKNGLILQSVSNDVYQNLAVEDWIHDHMNLEGKPILFFWRNSPSVVIGRHQNPWQECNLNLMRGEGIKLARRRSGGGTVYHDMGNINLTFFTTKKKYDRMENLKLIVRALNAVQPQLDVQATKRFDLLLDGQFKISGTASKIGRTTAYHHCTLLCSTDGTFLSSLLKSPYQGIRSNATASIPSLVKNLLEKDPTLTCEVLMNAVATEYAAYHQIDNHIHLINPMDETLFPGINSKAKELQTWEWIYGKTPKFSINTSFHVLYEQSHLEIKVFIDIKNGRIEICNIEAPDHWLPLEIRDKLNSSLIGSKFCPTETTMLTNILLRTCPQDHKLNSKWNILCEKIKGIM